In a genomic window of Rhopalosiphum maidis isolate BTI-1 chromosome 4, ASM367621v3, whole genome shotgun sequence:
- the LOC113561174 gene encoding transcription factor MYB120-like, with product MVLSDVNGNGKKSAAERWLRQRNGQRASAVRCIFGPPEKRAHLMVIMRNEAEMERKRIEFAARYEPVGMSPSERRNFFAGLIKSPPTSSHHHHYNNEHSTKNLKGDNRNHHYQQQQQQHHHHYYQQQKQQKNNSFNQPPDDERN from the exons ATGGTGTTGTCGGACGTCAACGGAAACGGTAAGAAATCGGCGGCCGAACGGTGGCTAAGACAGCGCAACGGGCAGCGGGCATCGGCCGTCCGATGCATATTCGGGCCACCCGAGAAACGGGCCCATCTCATGGTGATCATGCGGAACGAGGCTGAAATGGAGCGAAAACGGATCGAGTTCGCGGCCCGGTACGAGCCGGTGGGCATGTCGCCGAGCGAGCGGCGCAACTTTTTCGCGGGACTGATCAAATCACCGCCGACGTCGTCGCATCATCATCATTACAACAACG aacatagtacaaaaaatttgaaaggCGATAATCGCAATCACCACtaccaacaacaacaacaacaacaccaTCATCACTATTACCAGCAACAAAAGCAGCAAAAGAACAATAGTTTCAATCAACCACCCGACGACGAAAGAAATTGA